The window CTAAGCTCAGCTCACTCACCAGTAATATCTATCTGACCCCTTATAGTTACAACTTTTGTGTTATATATTGtgtatattttctttctttctttttttaaatattttaaatgaaagttaaagaaaaaatgttaaataatatttttaatataaatattcacttaaaatatattataaacgggtggaaatattatttttcataaataatttattatatttatttgtttatttaaacGATATAAATATTATCTGtttatttaaattatgattttaaaaccCGGATGTATATATTCTTGTTAGCTTTTACATAGATATGGAAcatattttgtttattatttagtAATAAAAACGTAAAAATCGATAGATTTAATTTCGTTCCcaccctatttttatttatttgttttcttcgGTCGGTTTTCCTTGGAAAGAAGTGCGAGGAGAGGAGTTTAATGTTTTTGGGCCTTCAAGTTTGATGGATGAGGTTTCCATTTGAAGCCTTAATTTGGACcaagaaaaatagaagagagtGATGGATAAAATCATAAAGTGAGGTGAGCACTGTGCAGTGAGGAGGGAGTGAAGATGTGGCAAAAGAGCAACCGTTACTGATTTTTGAGAGGGGAAGGTGTCAAGGTGGAAAGCTTGAAGGCGTCATTTCTTTGTTGGGATTGGAATGAAATGAATGTGGTGTTAGGCATGGCTTCTCTACTCCCTCCAACTCCAACTGTCACTGCCACATTCCAACagcattattgttattataatttgCATAACAACCAAATAGCGGCAATCTGCTGCTTCTCACCTCCTCACAAAAAACTACTCTCCATCACTTCAAAGAGGAAGAGTAGGAGGGGCCTCATCAGGTGCAATGCTTTCTTTGATGACGTGGCAACCGGTTTGTTGGAGTTGGAGAATGCTCCTTACTTTCAGGGCTTATCGGAGACGCAGCGGTGGTGGATAGTGGTTTTTGGCGGCCTTGCTTGGATTTATTTCACTGCAAGGCCCGGGGTTCTCGTCGGCGCCATCGATGCATACCTTCTGGCCCCTCTTCAGCTCGCGCTGGACAGTCTTTCCGGAAGGAGGAACCTCAAGAGGACTGATTTTCTCGTCGGAGAAAAGCTCGGCGAGGGCTCCTTCGGTGTTGTGTACTCTGGTGTACTCCTCCCAAAGAATCTCAATGACTCGCCGGCGGACCAGAAGAGGCCACGACGGCCTCCGCCTCGGTCTGCTCTTGTTCCCCAATCTCAATCTAAGGACAAAGTCATTCTTAAAAAGGTATCTTACTATCTCATCTCATCGCATAACAATGTAACAATCTTAACCAAGTTGGGATGATCGAGTGGTTAGCTCACTCCTCCGGTTTGGGTTTCGGGGTTTCAAATTCCGAAATTGTACACAGCAGCTCCAAATCCTTAATGGAGCTGAAATTCACTACAGATTAGTCGTTAGCCTGTTGGGACATTGGGGATAGAGTGAGAAATCAACAAACTAACAATTGAGAATTGTTTTATTGCAGGTGAAGGTTGAGATCAAAGGGGCCCGAGAATTCGGTGATTTTGAGGAGTGGTTTAACTACAGGCTCGCTAGAGCAGCACCCGAAACATGTGCCGAATTCCTTGGAAGTTTTGCAGCTGATAAGACAAATTCACAGTTCACAAAAGGTGGAAAATGGCTTGTTTGGAAGTTTGAGGTGCTCTAAATAAGCTGATattcttcttcctattcttctgtatAGCGCGTGCCTTCTAATTTAATGTTAAATCTTAGTAGTAGAAAACAAAATTATTGTCTTAGTATGGTTTGGTTCTTAGTTTACTTTCACATTAAATGGAGGGTCCTGCATTTAACAGGGAGATCTCACTCTTGGTGATTACATGAAAGATCGCAACTTCCCCTCAAACTTAGAATCCCTCATGTTTGGACGAGTCTTGCGAGGCGCAGACTCTTCTAAGAGAAATGCCTTGATCATCAAGCAAGTCATGCGCCAGATTATTACCTCTCTTAAGAAAATTCACGACACAGGAATTGTTCACAGGGATATAAAGCCAGACAACTTGGTGGTTACTAAGCGTGGTCGGATTAAACTCATTGATTTTGGTGCTGCAACTGACCTACGGATTGGAAAGAATTATGTTCCCAACAAGACACTACTGGATCCTTATTACTGTCCCCCGGAATTATATGTACTTCCAGAAGAAACGCCGAGTCCTCCACCAGAGCCAATTGCAGCTCTCCTTTCGCCAATCTTGTGGCAGGTTTGTTGCTTCTACCATATTCATCTAGTCAAAGTTCATGTCTAGGTGCATCAGTTTTTTAGTGAAGATTTGGGACAGACTTAATTCAATATAGTGTCATGATCTCTTAATATATTAATGCTAAATTGCCTCTCACTATTTGTTCCACACATGTGtgcattatatatataaattctgCATGGAAGAGCTGAAGTGGAATTATCTGATGATTGTTGCAGTTAAACAGTCCTGATCTGTTTGATATGTATTCGGCTGGGATTGTGCTTCTGCAAATGGCAATACCATCATTGAGGTCTTCTGCTGCTTTGAGGAATTTCAATCTGGAAATAAAAAGCTgcggatatgatttgaaaaaatggAGAGACTATACTCGCCTCAGGCCTGATTTTCAAATTCTGGATAGTGAATCTGGTAGAGGGTGGGACTTAGCTACAAAGCTTATATCGGAGAGAGGTTACCTAAGAAGAGGACGGTTATCTGCTGCTGCTGCTTTAagacatccttattttcttctggGCGGGGATCAGGCAGCTGCAGTCCTCTCGAAATTAAGCTTAGACAGAAAGTGATCCGCCTAGCAAAGTAAGTATATCCTCGTATATTCTGATTCTTTCATGTTTTGATCCCTCATTGACCTTTCAGATTTATAGGGTATAGTTTTAGTAGAaattctttgtttcttgttgctGCTTTTGATCTTGTTCTATCAAAATATATCCATCTTCATAATTTTTATAGCCTTCAATTGAATATGTTATGTGTTAATAATAACTCAATATTATTTCTATCAGGAGAAGCACATTTGAAGACCACCCGACTTATGAACTGACAACCATCAGTTATAAGATTTTGTTcgtttgttcttatttttcctgTTTGGTTTTTTTCTCCTGGTATAAGTCAGGGGAAGACTTTATACACAGTTTCAGCCACAGAGTAAGCATCGCAAAGTTTATATGTTAGACAGGAAAGGAGCTTTGCTTCTGCTAAATAGATATACATCTTTCTTGAAATCTATATGGCAGAAAACTCAGGCAGGAGCACTTAATGACTGTAAGATCTTAATCACTATTCTCCCATGGTTTCTACAGGAGGTGATTGGTCTGAGAATGCCAGGACCTTGCCTGTGGTACCATATATAATATTACATCTTGAAACAAGATATAGAGATAAGTGAAGTAGCAGTTTATTAACATTGTGTTATatgtgggttttttttttttccttttaatagaTGATACTTGATTGAAGATTATGTATTCATTTCCACAAGGCATTTTAATTTGAAAGTGTCTATGTGCCAAATTGAGTGTATATGTACCTGAGACCTGCAATGCTAACTTATTTTACCAGCTATCACACATGTTATATCATTCCATGTATAGAAATATTGGCATTGTaccgaaaaagaaagaaaaacaacaaaaaatactatTGGCGACAACACAAGCAGAACGGGATGGTGAATCTCCAGTCTCTTTACTTTCTTTTAGTATCATTTCAAGACTGAAGTTGAGACTCTTGTGTGGCATCCACTTCTATCAACACATGCATGGTTATATGACTATAATACCATTTGTGACTTTTACCACATGCTGTTAGAGCTCATCATGATATAGTACTTTTTGGAACATGCTTTTCTTCTTACAACTCCAGTGACATCTCTTAGAACACAAGGAGTTGAACAGAGCAAGCCTTGTGGATTGAAGGGATATGATGCTTGAGGTGGAAGGAGATTTTGAGAGAACAATTGAATATCCATCATCCATGTAGTCTGTTCCATCAGGAAAGAGCTGCCACAAAAGGCTTCCAGCCCCGCTACCTCCTTTCTTTGTGGAGTTAAGGATGGTCTTGTACACTGTGTTTATGAGGTTGTCTCTGTATGATGAATTGTAACCAGGATCTTTTGAAGATACACCAAACTCGGCAAAAACAACGGGCATTCCAAGGTACTTTTCAGCATCCTCGATGTGGGCTTCCATCCAAGACTTTATGAATGGGAGATGGGTATCAGCAATTGATTGTGAAATCCTTCAACCAGGTAATTAATTCTTAGTCAGAAAGATGTCATGTTCATGTCTAAAGGTGTGCATGTTGGAAAATTACTAGAAATCCTGTGACATATCTACATAACAGTGTATGCCAGTACCCACTTGCATATGAATATGATATATGGATATAATTGCAGCTGTTTGAATGGAAGGTTTGCAGTTAACGTTGAATAAACTTACCAAGAGTCTGGATAGATGTGAACAGAAGCAAAGTCTACACCGAGAACCTGGTGGTTCCTGATAAAATCAGTTCCAACCTGTTGAGCAAATACGTTTGGGTTGAACTGAACTCTTTGAGGTGTTGAGGGTCCGTAAAATCCTTCAAGACCAATCTCCACTAGGTGCTTTGTATCAATGCTCTTCACATAGAATGCCATTTCTTTTATCCATTCCTAAAGCACATGCAAATATGTGTAAAGTATGGTATCCTTGAAAGAACTGCTGATCACTACTTCACTAGAATGCAATACTAGTGAGAAATGGGAGAcgttgaagaagatgatgaatgggAAATGAAACAAACCTTGTTCGTTTCTTTTAGTGGAAAGATTTAGCTATGGAGAGGCTAACCTGTAATGTATCACCTGAGGAATCCAAGATACATCGAGGCTCATTCATGAGTTCCCAAGCGAAAATTGTAGGGTCTTCCTTGTAGGTGATGTTTGTGTACGTATTTACTCTGTTGAGCACCGTCTAATAGTATTGGAACCAAATTAGTCTTGACTCTGACTCTTGAGGGATAAACTGACAGAAGACAAGACAGAAAGTGTCAAAATCCTGAAGGAAGTTTTCACCTTAACATGGTTCTTGTAGTAGCTTCTGAGAGTTGGATGTGAGAAGAAGTCGTCATCGGAGGTCAAGTTGAGGCCGGCAGCAGTTCCCCATTTGACATACTGCGCTTTGCCGCCATAAGCCTCCCAGTTGTTTACCAATGACAGTATGAGCCTTATTCTGTATTTCTTTGCTTCACTCACCACAAAATCTAGTGCCTGTCTTGTGATGTTATGATGTGAATCCAACAATCTTCAtctcttaatttatatatatatagatcgaGATTAGAGTTACTACCTTGAAGACGCGTTCGTCATAAACTGATGGAGATTTCTGAAGGGCTCGCCATTGACCGTCGTTGAAGGCCCAAGTCCTGCAAACTGTCATGCCTACTGAGGATGCATGCTTGAACACCTCACTGACCTTTCCTCTGGTGGACTCATCCGCAGCAAATACCATCAGCCAGTATGTGTTGAATCCATTCACATAGAAAGGTTGGTCCCTCACCACAAATTGGTTTCCCTTGGTTTGCACCATCTCCCATTCACCTTCTTCGACATCTCCCATTTCGCTCCTTAAAGAAACCACAATATCATGCATCAATGGCCAATGGAAGACACAACATGCATGTTTATTTCTAGAACTGTAAATTATAATACATACCTAGAGCTTTGGAAGGATATGGAATGGCTTTCCCCTTCTTCATATTCACTGCTATCAAATTCAGTTGAACTTACGCTTTTAGTAAGGATCAGAAAAAGGATCAAGGTAATAACACTCCTTTGATTCTCCATAGCAAGCTTATTAACCAGGTATTGAATGCACATTCTGTTTTAGTTATGGACCACATTATATATGTGATCACCCTAAAGAGTAGTGTGCAAGTTGAGACCATGTTTCTGATCTATTACTAAGCTTTAAAGCCAAGTTAAGTTTTTGTTCTGATCAATATTGAGAAGTGGATAGAATATTCAAGGGTAGGAGTAAAGTTGCAAAAATGTGAGTCCTAACGCCTAAGGTACGCTCAGGTGGGTTCCACAAAGCAGGGAACATTATTGGATTTGAAACTAGCTGTTGTATGAGTAAGAATTTGAAGATCATTACAAACATGCATCATATATAGAGTAAGTGAATCCTAGATGTGATGTCTCCATCAGTATCATTTCTTGAAgaacttgatgtttggaatttaTGGAAAGGAGAAAACACAAGCCAAAAAGGTCATACCTGTGGCTACTTGAAAACAGGATGAGAAGACCAAAGCAAGGTTTGTCGGTGTGACTTGGCAGGCACACTTTGTATTGTATTGTAGGCAAGGTTCAATTTATCACTCTTTGGTTTGAATCACTAGTTGTAGTAGTTGAAATCATATAACTGTTCTTGCTAGTGCATAGTGATATGCCGCAATGCTAAAGATTAATCTAAGACACCAACTGAAACAagtttaaaacttgaaaaagaattCAATTTTAGTGAAAAGGTATCACAATAAACCTAGCGACTATGAATTTATGATGCTTGTGCCGGTGCTGCTTCTCATCTGTAATTTTGAACCCCAAATAATACTAAGGAGTTTGTCAAGTTCCAAGTAAAATCCATCAATCATGGAGTTCCAAATCCACAAAACAAGTCTCAATGGATATTTACAGAAGTTTTGCGAAAACCATGCAGCATTGCACGCAACAAATATAGATACAGATGCGaataccaatatatatatatatatatatatatatatatatatatagagagagagagagagagagagagagagagagagagagagagagagagagagagagagagagagagagagagagagagagagagagagaacatctttgcattaattcagactgtttctttttcttgttagAAAAAAGTGTTTCAAATATTGTATAGGATTGAGATAACTAAGCTAATGAATAGTCCAAATAGAGTTTGGGCTTCTTTTCTACCCAAAATAGTTTTCAacttttaaaagtattttcaaaggaCTATGCACTTCatgaccgaaaaaaaaaaaaggactaTACACTTCttacttctaaaattattttttaaagaattatcaattATATACTTCAGATTCTTCCTTCGTGTTTtaagtaataatattatttattcacAGTAGTATTGATATATAACACCCGCACTTTTTTCCCTTCTCTGTGTCAGTGTGCATCCTTCCAAAAGGAGCATTGGAGCATCAGTTGAATTTGGCTTCATATAACCTAAGCTAGTTTAGTTCTAAAAACAAGACAAGATATTGAAAATATGACACAAAAGATAGAGAcacaaaaattaatgtttttgtattttatttggtgataaactagaataaattataaaagtttaatttattcgctatgaaaaattaacaaaaataataaaaaaaataaaaaataagttgtgtttcTTATTAGTGTTCGACTATttgtgtccttcctgtcaggatagacacaaaatatactaattcaataTCTTTGGACACAATGTCTATATCTATGTCTCATCTGCCAAATATAATTTTGTCTCTATGTCTCTGTCTCAGTATCCCATGCCTGTAAACAAACGCAGCTTAAGAATCCCGGCTGTCCTCAATATACATCCTTCATTTAgaagaatattttattttcagaGTTTGATACAACTGTTTATATTGTATAACTTTTATGGTACAgtctaataaatttagaaatagttCCAACATTTTCATTGGTTCCTTATTCTGTAACTTATTGGTTTTGGGAAAATATATATAGCCCCTCTTAAGAGTGATGTCAGAATCAAATCCACCAACTATGATGAGAGGATAAAAAAGTAAAATTCTGTCAAATAGTAAGGCACAATAGTCTTTTAATATTTCATCAAAAGACAAACTTGGTTTTAACTGTACATACTGACATTAGTTCCACTACAAGAAACCCATTTGAGTAGCCAAGGATGAATACAATCACTATTGTACTATTGGTAATTTGGTATTGAGGAACCAAATGAAGTAGAAAACAAAGCAATCTTCTTTGCCAACTCTGGCTTGTTGGCTCCTATGAGTTTATCAATTTGTTGTCCATCTCTAAAAAAGAAGAAAGTTGGTGTGGCTCTGATGTCCAAGGAAGTACtaaaatcctgcaaaatgcaaaACATTGATTAGAACATGATTTCTTTTGTTCCCCATAACATCACATCAGGGAGAAACTACTAAATGATCATTCTGTCAAATAGCTATAAAATGGTAATAATAGTTGTAGTTTCAAAACTTACAGTTAGTTCATCCACATCAACTAGTAAGAAGATCATTGATGAGTATTTCTCTGACAACTCACAGTAATATGGTGCAATAAGCTTACAAGGACCACACCATGCAGCACTGAAATTTGCAATCAGCTGTTGAACAAGAAGCTTTGGTATTAATAATCATTGTGCCTAAGGAAAGTAAACAAAcccaaagaaagaaaagggaataTACAAGTAAAATTTGCAACAACTAAAAGGGTTTTTATTGGGAGGAGGTGAGGTCATATTAAATGAACATAATATCCTTCGGTAGTAATCTAGCAATGACCGATGTCATGTTGTCCTTCGCAAAATGTTCAACCCTATAACATATATAGgacttcctcatgccaattttgaGAGTAATAAGACATTGTAGTTTAAGGTTTCCAACAGGTAAAATATATCTTTTgtccttaatatttttgaaaagtttcaaaaatacccctaacaTTTTATAAGTTTTAATTCTACCCCTACCATCAAATTTTAACAGTCAACATATGGTCAAcaaatttttttccagttttaccCTTCTTTTATACCTACCACCACTATTATCATCacactactctctctctctctcctcaacCATTGAAGCAACCATCACTGGCCAAACAAGCCAATGGAACTAAGAGTCCAATACATCACTACATCAAAAGAAGAAtccaaagggaaaaaaaaaaaaagaaagttttaagcTTTATTTTCCCAATCTTCACCCTAATTTGTTCAGATAACAAAGTTCAATTTTTcctgtttattattttttgattctGGGGCAAAGAATGAAGgggttgaaagaaaaattgttgaGGAAGCTGAAATCAATCAAGCCAATTGGGTCTCAGGTAAGATCAAATCCTTCAAGTGAAAGCATTAGTACGTTGATTTTTTCCAAAAGATTCCATATTTCAACCTAAGTTCCCTCTTTGTTTCCCGAAAAAATGTTCCCAAGAAAATAGTTGTTGTCCACCCTTTCCAGAGAACTTTGCTACAATGAATTTTTATGGTGGCCAATCCAATTAAAAGGAATCAGAATCCCATGACACCAAAAAATAGAGGGTTAAGTCTCAAGAGTCCAATTTCAGAAAGTGGGTTTAGAAAGGAGAGTGAttagaagagagaaaaaagatttgaagatgatgatgaagaaaatgatgaacAGTAATTTTGAGGGTAAAACTGGAAAAAATTGTTGATCAGATGTTGACTGTCAAAAATTTGACAGTAGGGATAAAATTGCAACTTatcgaaaacgttagggacaaaattgaaacaaattaaacattaggggtatttttaaaacttttcaaaaacattagggacaaaagtatactttaccctttctAACAAATTAAGGCCATACCATGTTGAGTATCATTTTTGAAATATAATTGGAACATAACTAAAATGCTTATATACTAGTCAACTAAACTTATTGTAAAGAAACTATAAGTGAAAGCCAGAGTTTCTGATATAATCaacaaaatattttatgataGGATTAGGGAGCACTGGTGTTTGACAATTGAAATACATTTTTATTCTGCAAAACAAGCCAACTAACTTTGGATTCTGTAAAACAGCACAATAAAATGATAATTGACCTTCAGCTAGCATTAAGTATTATTGGGCTACAAATTGAAAAGCGATGCAAAACTTACAATTTTGTGATCCTTCGATGATTCTTGCAACTTTTGGTCCCAAGATTCTTTTGTGGTAATAAGTTGCACATTCCCAGAAACCATGTCCACATGATGGTCAGAATCATCATCTTTATCTTGATCCTACAGACATTGAGAACATTAAAAGTCTCAGTCAAATGAATTTATCAATGAATGACTTGCTCTGATACATTACAAAGTTCTAGAAGCTCTGGGGTCCTGAAAAGTGAAAACTTGCACTACCATCAAAGACCTAATATctgtttctttttattcttactagcAGGTAGTAATGATAAGGTAAGAAAATGTAGGAGGTTACTATAGATGAACAGAGTTATGTTGCGATTGGAGTACTACAGTGTTGCTAAATTTAAATAAGCCAAAGATTTTGGAGCCCGAAACTATCGCACGAAATTGGAGCAGCAAAGGTCGATGATCTTCCATTACCAGTAAGTTATAGCTATGATGACTGAAgaatccaaattaaaatattctcACCTTAGCTAAACAAAGTCCCATTTAATTATGCTGAAGCCAAAAGTTGTAAAATTTAGTTAAGCCTGCAAGTAGAAGCACCAAATATTTCATCAGTGCAACGAATTTCTCAAAAAGTCCTTCAAGATCAAAGTGAATGGCAGAAAGAAAACCACCACTAAATCACAAATGAATGATATATCAATGCAATAGTTGATCAGTGA is drawn from Arachis hypogaea cultivar Tifrunner chromosome 12, arahy.Tifrunner.gnm2.J5K5, whole genome shotgun sequence and contains these coding sequences:
- the LOC112726756 gene encoding serine/threonine-protein kinase STN8, chloroplastic — translated: MNVVLGMASLLPPTPTVTATFQQHYCYYNLHNNQIAAICCFSPPHKKLLSITSKRKSRRGLIRCNAFFDDVATGLLELENAPYFQGLSETQRWWIVVFGGLAWIYFTARPGVLVGAIDAYLLAPLQLALDSLSGRRNLKRTDFLVGEKLGEGSFGVVYSGVLLPKNLNDSPADQKRPRRPPPRSALVPQSQSKDKVILKKVKVEIKGAREFGDFEEWFNYRLARAAPETCAEFLGSFAADKTNSQFTKGGKWLVWKFEGDLTLGDYMKDRNFPSNLESLMFGRVLRGADSSKRNALIIKQVMRQIITSLKKIHDTGIVHRDIKPDNLVVTKRGRIKLIDFGAATDLRIGKNYVPNKTLLDPYYCPPELYVLPEETPSPPPEPIAALLSPILWQLNSPDLFDMYSAGIVLLQMAIPSLRSSAALRNFNLEIKSCGYDLKKWRDYTRLRPDFQILDSESGRGWDLATKLISERGYLRRGRLSAAAALRHPYFLLGGDQAAAVLSKLSLDRK
- the LOC112726757 gene encoding mannan endo-1,4-beta-mannosidase 6 encodes the protein MENQRSVITLILFLILTKSVSSTEFDSSEYEEGESHSISFQSSRSEMGDVEEGEWEMVQTKGNQFVVRDQPFYVNGFNTYWLMVFAADESTRGKVSEVFKHASSVGMTVCRTWAFNDGQWRALQKSPSVYDERVFKALDFVVSEAKKYRIRLILSLVNNWEAYGGKAQYVKWGTAAGLNLTSDDDFFSHPTLRSYYKNHVKTVLNRVNTYTNITYKEDPTIFAWELMNEPRCILDSSGDTLQEWIKEMAFYVKSIDTKHLVEIGLEGFYGPSTPQRVQFNPNVFAQQVGTDFIRNHQVLGVDFASVHIYPDSWISQSIADTHLPFIKSWMEAHIEDAEKYLGMPVVFAEFGVSSKDPGYNSSYRDNLINTVYKTILNSTKKGGSGAGSLLWQLFPDGTDYMDDGYSIVLSKSPSTSSIISLQSTRLALFNSLCSKRCHWSCKKKSMFQKVLYHDEL
- the LOC112726758 gene encoding thioredoxin H-type, giving the protein MGLCLAKDQDKDDDSDHHVDMVSGNVQLITTKESWDQKLQESSKDHKILIANFSAAWCGPCKLIAPYYCELSEKYSSMIFLLVDVDELTDFSTSLDIRATPTFFFFRDGQQIDKLIGANKPELAKKIALFSTSFGSSIPNYQ